A region from the Brassica napus cultivar Da-Ae chromosome C8, Da-Ae, whole genome shotgun sequence genome encodes:
- the LOC106418123 gene encoding phosphoglycerate mutase-like protein 1, with translation MDGRFLYPLESCKIIHLLRHGQALHNVEAKKDRNALLSPHLFDAPLTDHGHQQVENLHERLVSSGVLKRVELVVTSPLLRTMQTAVGVFGNEDRLHNMTSSPSILALEVARDRNGVRPPDMRRNVSEYQTIFPTIDFSQIESEEDNLWRPDVRESEEEIFARGLEFMKWLWKRPEKEVAVVSHGIVLQHMLYVFANDCDKSIRHDLCKRFDNCEIRTVVIVDKGMSSATEN, from the exons ATGGATGGGAGATTCTTGTACCCCTTGGAGAGCTGTAAAATTATCCACTTG TTGAGACATGGACAAGCGTTGCACAATGTCGAAGCCAAGAAGGATAGGAATGCGTTGTTGTCTCCTCATCTTTTCGACGCTCCGCTTACTGATCATGGTCACCAACAG GTTGAGAACCTCCACGAACGTCTTGTTTCAAGCGGGGTACTAAAGAGGGTTGAGCTAGTTGTAACTTCCCCCTTATTGAG AACTATGCAAACAGCGGTTGGAGTTTTTGGAAATGAAGATAGACTACACAATATGACAAGCAGCCCTTCCATCTTGGCCCTGGAGGTTGCTCGAGACCGTAAT GGAGTCCGTCCTCCTGATATGAGAAGAAACGTGAGCGAGTATCAAACTATTTTCCCCACAATTGATTTCTCTCAG ATTGAAAGTGAAGAAGACAATCTTTGGAGACCTGATGTTCGAGAATCCGAAGAAGAGATTTTTGCGAGAGGGTTAGAGTTCATGAAATG GTTATGGAAAAGACCAGAGAAGGAGGTCGCAGTTGTTAGCCATGGCATAGTGTTGCAGCATATGTTGTATGTGTTCGCAAACGATTGTGACAAGTCAATTAGACATGACCTTTGCAAGAG GTTTGATAATTGCGAAATTCGTACTGTCGTGATTGTAGACAAAGG AATGAGCTCTGCTACGGAAAATTGA
- the LOC106418068 gene encoding oligopeptide transporter 2-like, with protein MAALELHKPEIDEEEDESSVEEVRLTVSNEDDPSLPVWTFRMWFLGLLSCVLLSFLNTFFGYRTQPLMITMISVQVVTLPLGKIMARILPETKYRIGSWEFSFNPGPFNVKEHVLISMFANAGAGFGSGTAYAVGIVDIIMAFYKRKISFLASWILVITTQILGYGWAGIMRKLVVDPAQMWWPTSVLQVSLFRALHEKDKARMSRGKFFVIAFVCSFAWYIFPAYLFLTLSSISWVCWAFPKSITAQQIGSGMSGLGLGSFALDWSVIASYLGSPLVTPFFAIVNVLVGYVLIMYMVIPVSYWGMNVYEAHKFPIFSSDLFDSQGQLYNISTIVNDKFELDEVMYQREGRVYLSTFFAITYGIGFAAIVSTLTHVALFNGKGIWQQIRASTTAKVDIHTRLMKKYKDIPSWWFYSMLAVSLALSLVLCTVMKDEIQMPWWGLLLASFMALIFTVPVSIITATTNQTPGLNIITEYLMGVLLPGRPIANVVFKTYGYISMSQAISFLNDFKLGHYMKIPPRSMFLVQFIGTIIAGTVNISVAWYLLTSVENICQKELLPPNSPWTCPSDRVFFDASVIWGLVGPKRIFGSLGNYPALNWFFLGGLVGPVLVWLLQKAFPTRTWISQINLPVLLGATAAMPPATSVNFNCWIIVGVVFNYFVFKNYKKWWQRYNYVLSAALDAGLAFMGVLLYFSLTMNGISIGHWWGAEGENCPLASCPTAPGVHVEGCPVFLK; from the exons atggCTGCGCTTGAGTTACACAAGCCCGAgatcgacgaagaagaagacgaatcTTCCGTGGAAGAGGTTCGTCTCACCGTTTCCAACGAAGATGATCCTTCTCTACCCGTGTGGACGTTTCGCATGTGGTTTCTTGGTCTTCTCTCTTGCGTCCTCCTCTCGTTTCTCAACACTTTCTTCGGTTACAGGACGCAGCCTCTGATGATCACCATGATCTCCGTTCAAGTGGTGACGTTACCTCTCGGGAAGATCATGGCTCGGATCTTGCCTGAGACTAAGTACCGGATCGGGTCTTGGGAGTTTTCTTTTAACCCGGGTCCGTTTAACGTGAAGGAGCACGTGCTGATCTCCATGTTTGCTAATGCTGGTGCTGGTTTTGGATCTGGTACTGCTTATGCTGTTGGTATCGTTGATATCATCATGGCGTTTTACAAGAGGAAGATCAGTTTCTTGGCTAGTTGGATTCTTGTTATCACCACTCAGATTCTTGGGTATGGTTGGGCTGGTATCATGAGAAAGCTTGTGGTGGATCCTGCTCAGATGTGGTGGCCAACTAGTGTTCTTCAAGTCTCTCTGTTTCG tGCACTTCATGAGAAGGACAAGGCGAGAATGTCAAGAGGAAAGTTCTTTGTGATTGCCTTTGTATGTAGCTTCGCGTGGTACATTTTCCCAGCTTACTTGTTCCTGACGTTATCATCAATCTCTTGGGTTTGCTGGGCGTTTCCTAAGTCCATCACAGCACAGCAAATAGGCTCTGGAATGTCAGGACTTGGACTTGGTTCGTTCGCCCTTGACTGGTCTGTCATAGCTTCTTACCTTGGAAGCCCACTCGTGACTCCCTTCTTTGCCATCGTCAACGTCCTCGTTGGTTACGTTCTGATCATGTATATGGTTATACCAGTATCATATTGGGGCATGAATGTTTATGAAGCACACAAGTTCCCAATCTTCTCCTCTGATCTGTTTGATTCACAAGGGCAGCTTTATAACATCTCCACCATTGTTAATGACAAGTTTGAGTTGGATGAAGTGATGTATCAACGAGAAGGTAGGGTTTATCTCAGTACGTTCTTTGCTATCACTTACGGGATTGGTTTCGCCGCAATCGTTTCTACACTCACTCATGTTGCTCTCTTCAACGGAAA GGGAATATGGCAACAAATAAGAGCTTCAACCACTGCTAAAGTAGACATACACACAAGGTTGATGAAGAAGTACAAAGACATACCAAGTTGGTGGTTTTATAGCATGCTTGCTGTCTCACTAGCACTATCTCTTGTCCTATGCACTGTTATGAAAGATGAGATTCAAATGCCATGGTGGGGACTTCTTCTAGCATCATTCATGGCCTTAATATTCACCGTACCAGTCAGCATTATCACAGCCACTACTAATCAAACTCCAGGTCTAAACATCATCACAGAATATCTCATGGGTGTGTTGTTACCAGGGAGACCAATAGCCAACGTAGTCTTCAAGACATACGGTTACATAAGCATGTCACAAGCCATTTCATTCCTCAACGACTTTAAGCTAGGCCATTACATGAAGATACCGCCGAGATCGATGTTCTTGGTTCAGTTCATAGGAACAATCATAGCGGGAACGGTGAACATATCAGTGGCGTGGTACTTGCTTACATCGGTGGAAAACATCTGCCAGAAAGAGCTGCTCCCACCAAACAGTCCGTGGACATGTCCTAGCGACAGAGTTTTCTTCGACGCGTCGGTGATTTGGGGATTAGTGGGACCAAAGAGAATCTTTGGGAGTCTAGGGAACTACCCTGCGTTGAACTGGTTCTTCTTAGGCGGACTAGTGGGACCAGTACTAGTGTGGCTTCTCCAAAAGGCGTTTCCGACGAGAACATGGATCTCGCAGATCAATCTCCCTGTTCTTTTGGGTGCAACGGCTGCGATGCCTCCGGCGACGAGCGTGAACTTCAACTGCTGGATCATAGTTGGAGTTGTGTTCAATTACTTTGTGTTCAAGAACTACAAGAAGTGGTGGCAGAGGTATAACTACGTGTTGTCCGCGGCTTTGGATGCGGGGTTGGCGTTCATGGGAGTGTTGTTGTACTTTAGTTTGACGATGAATGGGATATCGATAGGGCATTGGTGGGGTGCGGAAGGTGAGAATTGTCCTCTTGCTTCTTGTCCTACTGCTCCTGGTGTTCATGTTGAAGGTTGTcctgtttttttaaaatga